The window AACCAAAGACATCGCTGGTGATTTATATATAAGCGAAAAAACGGTCAGAAACCACATATCGAATGCAATGCAAAAGCTCGGCGTTAAGGGGCGTTCTCAGGCAGTAGTAGAACTCCTGCGAATGGGAGAGCTCGAGCTCTAATCAGGACCGGCATCCATCATGGAGGCCGGTCTCCATTTGTTTGTAAATGGGACATGCTATACTAGGATTGTTGTTTTCCTTGAACTTTTGGTGAAAAAAGTAGAAAATAAACGTAAGCAGAAATTGTGGATAACAGCCTTTAGGGCTTTTTATGGGAGTGGTTGAGAAATGGAACAGGTTCGGACTGAAAAATTGGATCCAGCTATCGTTGCTCAAATTGAAAAGGATCTTCGTTACATAGCGGGTATTATAAAGCAAAAGGGCAGGGAAATGCTCAGCAACTATACCATCACCCCGCCGCAATTCGTCGCACTTCAATGGCTATTTGAAGATGGCGACATGACTATAGGTGAACTATCCAATAAAATGTATCTAGCATTCAGTACCACCACTGACCTGGTTGACCGGATGGAAAAGAATGAGCTTGTAGTTCGTGTTAAAGACCCGAAGGACAGGCGTGTCGTAAGGATCCATTTGCTTGAAGAGGGCGGGCGGATCATCGATGAAGTTATTAAAAAAAGGCAGGAATACCTGACCGATACATTAAAAAACTTTACTACTGAAGAAGTGGCTGTACTCCAGCACAACATGACAAAATTGCATCAGGAAATGCGGGAAAAATGAGGCGAGGGTTTTGAAACAGCCAATCGGAATTATTGACTCGGGGGTAGGCGGTTTGACTGTAGCAAGGGAAGTCATGCGCCAGCTTCCAAATGAACAAATTATTTATCTCGGTGACACAAAACGATGTCCATATGGGCCGCGGACAGTCCAGGAGGTCCGTAAATTCACCTGGCAGCTGACGCGTTTTTTACTTGGCAAAAACATAAAAATGCTTGTCATTGCCTGCAATACAGCTACAGCGGCTGTCCTCGACGATATCCGCAGGGAACTGGATATCCCTGTAGTTGGGGTCATTTATCCAGGGGCGAGGGCAGCAATTAAAAATACCGAAAACTATCATGTTGGCGTCATTGGAACTATTGGCACGGTAAAAAGCGGCGCCTACGAAAAGGCATTAAAGTCACTCGTCAGCAGAGTATCCGTCGTCAGCCATGCCTGCCCGAAATTTGTTCCGCTTGTAGAGAGCGGCGAGGTGAAAGGCGAACTTGCCGAACGGATTGTCGCCGAGGCTCTCGAGCCATTAAAGGGGCATAAACTCGATACGCTCATCCTTGGCTGTACCCATTATCCGTTGCTTGAACCGTTAATCAAGCAGTATATGGGTACGGATGTCAAAGTCATTAGCTCTGGTGACGAAACAGCCAGAGAAGTGAGCACAATCCTCGATTATCGCGGATTGATCGACCAGGACAATGAACTTCCGAAACATGAATTTTACACAACTGGTTCAGATGTTATATTTTCAAAAATAGCATCAGAATGGCTTGACTATGAGGTAACTGGTGTCAAAACAATTAAATTGGATTAATTCTTAAAGCTCCCAAGGGGGGCTTTTCTTTTTTTGTGGCTCGGACTGAGATTATAGGTGGTTCAAGGTGTAGTTGTTTGTGTAACTATTTTTGCTAGTGAGTCTCTGAGTACTGTTAGTGAAAACTAACCACCCACAAATATCGACTGGCAATAAAGTGTGGTTGAGAAAAGTAGTCATTTTTAGTACTACTCGGAGACCTACTAATTTTTCCTGTTGATTACCTAGTGAGTGTCTGAGTATTCCTAGTGTACTTAACCGCAGCTCCACTTTTACCAATCCAATTTTTAAAGATTGTAA is drawn from Bacillus sp. FJAT-18017 and contains these coding sequences:
- a CDS encoding MarR family winged helix-turn-helix transcriptional regulator, whose protein sequence is MEQVRTEKLDPAIVAQIEKDLRYIAGIIKQKGREMLSNYTITPPQFVALQWLFEDGDMTIGELSNKMYLAFSTTTDLVDRMEKNELVVRVKDPKDRRVVRIHLLEEGGRIIDEVIKKRQEYLTDTLKNFTTEEVAVLQHNMTKLHQEMREK
- a CDS encoding helix-turn-helix domain-containing protein gives rise to the protein MKETGFNHKPLLTKREREVFELLVQDKTTKDIAGDLYISEKTVRNHISNAMQKLGVKGRSQAVVELLRMGELEL
- the racE gene encoding glutamate racemase; the encoded protein is MKQPIGIIDSGVGGLTVAREVMRQLPNEQIIYLGDTKRCPYGPRTVQEVRKFTWQLTRFLLGKNIKMLVIACNTATAAVLDDIRRELDIPVVGVIYPGARAAIKNTENYHVGVIGTIGTVKSGAYEKALKSLVSRVSVVSHACPKFVPLVESGEVKGELAERIVAEALEPLKGHKLDTLILGCTHYPLLEPLIKQYMGTDVKVISSGDETAREVSTILDYRGLIDQDNELPKHEFYTTGSDVIFSKIASEWLDYEVTGVKTIKLD